Part of the Triticum aestivum cultivar Chinese Spring chromosome 4D, IWGSC CS RefSeq v2.1, whole genome shotgun sequence genome is shown below.
aacatgggtatccagatcccgctgttggttattgaccggagaacgtctcggtcatgtctgcatggttcccgaacccgtagggtctacacacttaaggttcgatgacgctagggttatagggaaagtatgtacgtggttaccgaatgttgttcggagtcccggatgagatcccggacgtcatgaggagttccggaatggtccggaggtaaagatttatatatgggaagtcctgttttggtcaccggaaaagtttcgggtgatatcggtaatgtaccgggaccaccgggagggtcccgggggtccaccaagtggggccaccagccccagaaggctgcgtgggccaagtgtgggaggggaccagccccaggtgggctggtgcgccccccccccccaccaaggcccaaggcgcatgggagagtgggagggggcaaaccctaggtccagatgggccttagggcccatctagtggggcgccccccctctcctccccttggccgccccccttgatgggacctagggctggccgcctcctcttgggggtggaaaccctaaggggggcgcagccccctccccccctatatatagttgaggtttgggctgcccaagacacacgagaacgtctctcctctcccgcggtgcttggcgaagccctgtgggattgccacgctcctccatcaccaccacgccgtcgtgctgctgctggatggagtcttccccaacctctccctctctccttgctggatcaaggcgtgggagacgtcaccgggctgcacgtgtgttgaacgcggaggcaccgttcttcggtgcttagatcggaatcaaccgcaatctgaatcgctacgagtacgactccctcatccgcgttcttgcaacgcttctgcatcgcgatctacaagggtatgtagatccactccccttcccctcgttgctagagtactccatagattgatcttggtgatgcgtagaaaattttgaatttcttctacgttccccaacagttcggtatattccgaagatgaagagaaatcttatctctgtgagtgcccttgatgcaaaggggtacaagtattcaggtggagatagtgttttgaaggtcaccaaaggttcccttattgtgatgaaaggtgacttaagttcgaccaatggtctttattaccttcgaggttctaccatttcaggtaacgctactccagttatttcaaagaattctgattgtgatgctgctaacctttggcatatgcgtcttggacatatgagtgaacttggtttggcagagttaaataagagaggtcttcttgatggatatgaacctggtaaactgaaattttgtgagcattgtatcttcggcaagcacaagagggtgaagttcaacacttcgactcatacaaccgaaggtattcttgattatgtgcattctgatttatggggaccatctcgcagaaagtcactaggtggtgctagttacatgctgactattattgatgattattcgagaaaagtttggccttatttcttgaagcataaatatgaagcattctcagcttttaaggagtggaagattatgattgagagacaaactgaaaagaaggtaaaaatacttcgcactgataatggtatgaaattctgttctaagcaatttaagaattattgcaagtctgaaggcattgtcagacattacaccgttccttatactccttaacaaaacggtgttgctgagtgtatgaacaggaccattatttccagagcccgttgcatgttgtccaatgcaggtttgcataggcgtttttgggctgaggccgcttccactgcttgttatctcattaaccgttcaccatctattgctcttaataagaaaacttcaattgaggtatggtctggttcacctgctgattattgACAGTTGAGAGTTTTTTGTTGCACTGCtaatgctcatgttgataatggaaagttggagcctagagctgttaagtgcatctttcttggttataaatctggtgttaaaggttttaaattgtggaatcctgaaacccagaaggttgttattagcagaaatgttatctttaatgaatctgctatgttacatgatgtttcatctactaatgttcccgttgagagtgaacatcagcctattgttcaggagcctactgttcaggtggagcatgttattgattcaggtgatacatctggtaatgaaattattgatgcacatgatgaacccgtcgttaatgatgataatgtcactcccactccaaatcagcctattgttccgcccagttggaatctcgcacgtgacagagttagacggggtattaataaaccggacaggttaattgaagagtgcaatattgtttcttttgctttatctgttgcagaagaaattgaaggtaattctgagccttcttcatattccgaggctattatttcgggtgatagtaataagtggatgactgcTATACATGATGAGAttgaatcacttgaaaagaatggcacttgggatttagtaagattacctagagagaagaaacctattcgttgcaagtgggttttcaagaggaaagaaggtgtttctcctaatgatgatacaagatataaagcaaggttagttgctaaaggttacagtcaaattccaggtattgactataacgaagtcttttctcctgttgtgaagcatagctctattcgcactttactcagtattgttgccatgcatgattttgagctgaacaattggatgttaagcatttttacatggagaattagaagaggatatttatatggaacaacctgaaggttttgttattcctggaaaagaaaagcttgtatgtaagttaaagaaatctctttatggattgaagcaatcccctagacagtggtacaagagatttgacacctttatgctctctcaaggtttcaaaaggtctaattatgatagttgtgtttatttgaaaattGTCAAAgtttcaactatttatttgctcctttatgttgatgatatgcttattgctgcaaagtgtatgtcagagattaatgaactaaagaagcaattgggtaatgaatttgagatgaaggatttgggtgcagcaaagaaaattcttggcatggaaatatccagagatagaccatCTGGAAAAGTGTATCTtagtcagaagggatatattgataaagttcttcgtcgttttaatatgcataatgccaagccagtaagtactccgttagctgcacacttTAAGTTATCATCAGccttatgtcctaagtcagatgcagatattgagtacatgtctagagttccctattcgagtgcagttggttcacttatgtatgccatggtttgttctcgtccggatttatcttatgcattgagtgttgtcagtagatacatggctaatcctggaaaagagcattggagagcagttcagtggattttcagatacctgcgaggtacttctaatgcttatttacagtttgggaaaactagagatggacttgttggttttgttgattctgattttgctggtgatttggataagagaagatcactcacaggttatgttttcaccattggtggttgtgctgtgagttggttagcaactttgcagtctattgtggcttgttccactactgatgccgagtatatggatatttctgaggcatgcaaagaagctatctggttgagaggtttgtacgctgagctttgtggagattcatcttgccctaccatattttctgacagtcaaagtgtcatatatcttacaaagaatccaatgtatcatgagaggacaaagcacattgatgtcagatttcattatattcgagatgttgttgctgaaggcgatttgaaggtatgcaagataagtactcatgataatcctgctgatatgatgacaaagccagttccgaccaataagtttgagctttgctcaggcttagttggtatttctcactagtcctatggactttgacgcacaaggtgtttatgctgatttggatggagttatttaCTTTTTCGACTACGGGAGGGAATTtggctcaaggtggagattgttaaattgtgatccaaattctactGTATTGGACTGgacgtagtacatacggtgtgggcctttgcgttggtaccgacgcgtacgagtacaactcgtttgcttgtcctccaaggactctcatatattgccctcatatataccccatgtagtcgcacctcagacggcctgtcgtctcgtgcttgtaatactcctcctcatagtgattgcgccttcgtgcgtccgtggttttctcccgcaagggtttccacgtaaaaatccatgtctctttgtctcgtttatttctcgttattatctaacagaaATCCTACATTCCTACTGCAATATAAATAGGGGTACTGTACCTGAATCAATAGCTTCACACAGGACACGAAAGATTTGTCTAATGCCATGTTTAAAGGTCCAAGTATACGAGTAACAATGTTGGGCTGGCAAAAAAACAAGAACTTCATTTTCATGCCGGAATAAGCAATTCTAAGAGAAAAATGGAGTTTGTATGGAAAGGAGATGAGCTTCTTTGTGGGATTACAACTTATATAGTGATATGTCCCTTTGCTTCAACTGATTTTTCAGAGTTGTTGTGTGGGTTATTGAAACCACCATGTCTGGTTCGGCTCACACATTAAAGCTACGAGAAAGGCTTCTTTGGTTGTTTTTTGAAGGTTGCCAATATTTGCCACACTTTTTCCTAACATATCTAAGGTTACATGATGAAAATGAATGTTATACTTTGCAAACCTAAGAATCCTACCACACTATTTCTGAGTCGGTGACACAAGCGACCCAAGTTGCAGGAGGTGACTAACTCAAACTTTTGGAATGGCATGGTTAGTCACCAACCAAAAAGACCTACAGGTGAGAACAATTGGGGAAGTAGCAAAACCCAGAAAAGGGAAGAATTTGGAGTTAAAGACAACATATCAACAAAGAGTTTCAACAGTACATCTGACTTGTGCTCCAAAAGGATCTTGACAATACTAGGAAATCTTCTAAGAGTAGCATCCATGAGTGGTGTCCCAAGTTCTGACATAGCATGGACATTAGCTCCCCTCGCAAGAAGAAACTTCACTATTTCATAGTaccctgaagagaagaaagaaaaaaagtcaTAACAGTATTACAAGTACATGAACAAAATCGTTTTTGCGCAAAAAAGTTTCAATAACTAGTGGGGGAATGATTTTTGTTGGTTCACATTTCTCTGAATATGAATACCATAATCAGTTAACATAAGAAGGCAGTAACATACTCAATACGTATCTGAGAACAGAAAATTAGGAATCACTTTGCAGAGAAATGTGAACCAACAAAAATCATTCCCCCACTATCAGTTCCTAATTTTCTGCTCTCAGATAATTCACTCATACTCTTGATCCTCTAAAGGTTCTTCTCTGTCAGTAACAAAAAGTACATCTAAGCCTTGCGGAAGCACTTTAGAGTGCCTAGAAGCTAAACAATCTGCTTCTTCTTTTCTCTAACCTAGAGCACTCTTATTTCAATACAtacgaagaaactccatgaaagCCAGCTATCACTCCTATGAGACGGCTAACTCATAAAAGATTGATCACTTTGCAGACGCCGATGAACAGGAGAAACAAATAAGATCAGGCTACTTTTAATTTATGGCAACAAGAAAATTGTTTATATTAGGCTAGCTAATTAGCACTTGGTATAGTAAACCCACTTTTATCACCCTTGTAGGTCCAGCATAAAAACAATTTTGAGAAAGGAAAAGCTCAAGCACAAAACAAGGGAGCAAGGCAATAGTAAAAGACTGTGAGAATGAAACCAAGGAATATTCGGGCCAACAAGTGAAGTTCCATTTCATACCATGAACTACAGCCATATGAAGAAGGGTGATTTTTCCACGTCGCTGATGCAGATCAGCGCCATGATCCAGAAGGTACCTGACAGCAGGAAGGTGGCCATACATGATGGCATGCGACACGGGCGTAAACTCTAGCATTAAGACACACACAATCCATTGAATCAGTTCATGATCAGGTCATAAAAACTACATATGCTTTAGGATCGGGAAAGGCGTGCACGAATTACCCTGAGCGGTGTCAGGCATGTCGACATCCATCTTGACCTCCTCGACAAGATGCCGGTAGATCGGCagcttgccgccgccgcccgcggcgtGTAGCGCGTTCATGCCCATGTAGGTGGTGTTGGTCACCATCGTCCGGATCCCATGCCCCTGCACGTCCAGCTCCTTTGCAATCTCTGAATTTCACACAGAAAAGGGGGACACTTTCAGTCAGGAATCGTGACAAGAACCCAGTACTGCAGCGCATATACAGTGCAATCAGAATCAGTAGGAAACAAAGGGGGCAATTTTAGTTACCAACCATGGCAAGAacgtagtatatatatatatacactacgCTGCAATCAGAATCAGGAAGACAGCGCCCAATCAAAACGTGGTACGGTATATACTATGCTGCTGCGTGGTTCTTCAGTAGTTGGTCAGAAACCCCCGATTTAATTGCAAGGAGAAGACCCAAACCCCGGGCATCCCAACCTAAATCACAAGCTAAATCCACATCCTGGAGACGTAATCTGCGGCAAGAACAGAATCGGAGCACAGACGGCGGCGAAACCCTAAGGCCGCGGCCAGATCTAGCGAGCAAATGGGCACAGGACGccggagagggagggagaggggttggGGAACTTGGTTAAGATGCGGCCCTTACTCTTGATCTCGCGGACGTCGCCGTTGTGGGCGGCTTCGAGGAACCTGGCCTCCGGCGGCCACCGGTCGCGCTCTGCACGGCAAGCGGAACGAACGATGAGACGGCGTGGGGGACGGAGCCGTACGTACAACTGAACTGAGGGTGTTTGTCGGTTACCTTCGCCGTGGAGGACCTCATACAGGCGAGGCAGCGGCCACTCCCGCATCCCCATCCTCCTCCCTCTCTCTTTTCCTTCGCCGGCGGTCGGGGTGGCGGTGGGGGTGGCGGTGGAGGAAGGGAGCTTCCGGAGTGGGTGGAGGGGGGTGGGGAATAAAAagggcgggagagagagagagagagcaggtgGACGACGCAATGGGATGCCGACACGTGCCCAAGCACGGGTCGTACGATCTGACACTCGTGCCAGGAGAAGCACGGCGCATGGCGGCCTCTTCCTTATGTTTCGAGTTttgaaatttgaattcaaacttcacaaTCTTCTCCTTTCCACGGTGATTAGAGCAAATCTAGCAAGTCGCCATATTGACGCCCCATATGGATATGGTAAACGGCCCTTGCCAGGCGACTGGCTAAGACTTTGGCCGACCGCTTGCGCTATCGGATCAAAAGAACATCCTATATATGACCATAGCCGAAGCTCCACACACGCCATGCTTCAGTAGGACCCACGTGCCACTCAACCCTCCCTCAATGTTATCTCTTCCCTAGCCAGTCACTCCTTACCTTTTTTTCGTCGGCGACCATGGCTGATCTCCATCCCTCTTTCCAAGACGCCAGCGCGGGGTGGCCGCAGACATGAGCGTTGTTCGACGCCTCGCCCCGAGTTGtaggaagtgttggaaatatgccctataggcaataataaatggttattattatatttctttgttcatggtaattgtctattgttcatgctataattgtgttatccagaaatcgtaatacatgtgtgaatacatagaccacaacgtgtccctagtaagcctctagttgactagctcgttgatcaaccgatagccatggtttcctgactatgaacattggatgtcattgataacgggatcacatcattaggagaatgatgtgatggacaagacccaacttaagcatagcataaaagatcgtgtagtttcgtttgctagagcttttccaatgtcaagtatcttctccttagaccatgaaattgtgcaactcccggataccgtagaagtactttgggtgtgccaaacgtcacaacgtaactgggtgactataaaggtgcactacgggtatctccgaaagtgtctgttgggttggcacggatcgagactgggatttgtcactccgtatgacggagaggtatctctgggcccactcggtaatgcatcatcataatgagctcaatgtgactaaggcgttagtcacgggatcatgcattgcggtacgagtaaagagacttgccggtaacgagattgaacaaggtattgggataccgacgatcgaatctcgggcaagtaacataccgattgacaaagggaattgtatacgggattgattgaatcatcgacatcgtggttcatccgatgagatcatcgtggaacatgtgggagccaacatgggtatccagatcccgctgttggttattgaccggagaggcgtctcgatcatgtctgcatgtctcccgaacccgtagggtctacacacttaaggttcggtgacgcttgggttgtagagatatgagtatgcggaaacccgaaagttgttcggagtcccggatgagatcccggatgtcacgaggagttccggaatggtccggaggtgaagaattatatataggaagtcaagtttcggccaccgggaaagtttcgggggttatgggtattgtaccgggaccaccggaagggtcccgggggtccaccgggtggggccacctatcccggagggccccatgggctgaagtgggagggaaccagcccttagtgggctggggcgccccccatgggcctcccccctgcgcctagggttggaaaccctagggtgggggggcgccccacttgccttggggggcaagtatcccccctggccgccgccccccatccagatgggctcctggccggcgcccccctcccagggggcctatataaaggggggagggagggcagcaacacaacagccttgggcgcctccctcctcccctgctacacctctccctctcgcagaagctcggcgaagccctgccgagacccgctacatccaccaccacgccgtcgtgctgctggatctccatcaacctctcatttccccttgctggatcaagaaggaggagacgtcgctgcaccgtatgtgtgttgaacgcggaggtgccgtccgttcggcactcggtcatcggtgatttgaatcacggcgagtacgactccgtcatccacgttcattggaacgcttccgctcgcgatctacaagggtatgtagatgcactcctttcccctcgttgctagtatactccatagatggatcttggttagcataggaaatttttaaaattatgctacgattcccaacaggaaGACGGTGGGGGAGGGGGCAACACTGCATGAAAGCTGCCACTGCGATGCTGTAGAGAAGGTGAGGGGTGAGGGGCGATGCTGCAAGGGGAGCCTCAATGCTGCTGATTGTTGTGAGTCAGCGCAGGGGACGGTAACCTATGTCGACGACCATGTGGATTGCGGCGGTGACAGTAACCAGATGTGGCTACAACCCTCAACGCGGACGAGCTACCACTGTGGCCGCCGTGGAGCTGCGATGGGAGGGCCCCATGCTACAACTGTTAATGGTAGATGCTACATCCGGAGACGATGGGACCTGCAACCACAACGGTCAAGAGCTGCGGCAAGGACGGTGTCCCCATGCTACAACCATTGATGGCAGAAGCTAGATCCGACATATGCAAAAGCTACGATCGGCACCTGCAGAAGCTGCAACTGGCGAGGCGACGGGTGTGTCTAAAGGCTGGAAAGCTGCAACCGGCATGTGTGGAAGCTACGACCAGCACCAGCTGCAACTGACGGCTTGAAAAGCTTTGACCATGGTGGGGAAATCTGTAACCGGGTACCGTGAACAGGGTCCCCTCTCCCTCCGTCTCCCCAGCAGACGCTCGCGTGAATAGGTCCGCATACGCCCGTGAACGGACGGTGCTCCCGCAACCTCAACCAAGCTAGGGAGGATACAAGTAATCAAACGTTGTGCACAAAATGAATTTTTATCTCTGCATCTGCTTAATCAGACCCAACTgagtcatactccctccgtctttgAAAGAGTGTAATTtcaactttgttggaaagtcaaacatttttatgtttgaccgtatttaaACAATAATAGACCAACATTTAGGGGGAGTCCTCTGGCTTGTGAAATCCTCGTATCCAGCCTCGGAGTCCAGCCGAACGGTTCCAATCCTGGTTATTGGGCCGAGAAGCTGGCTCTGGACTACGTGCAAAATTGACGGAGTCGAGGAGCTGGAAAAAGGTGGCTCCACGAAAATTGGGAAGCGAGAGTTGGCTCAATTTACAACTGATTGCCTGACCGTAGGTACCGCTTCGAGGCAGCGCTCGTCTCCTCCCTCGACTCGATCCACTGCTCCCCCGTTCCCCTCCACGCCCGCGACGAACCCTAGCGCGCCGCCACGACCACCCAACCGGCGCGGGAACCGGCGACCGCCCTCCCCACCGCCACGCTCGCCCTCCTCCACCTCCCTTCTGACCGGAACTCGACCCCGCCGTCCCCGACCGGAGCTCTTCCCCGCCGCGTCGACCGAAGTTCTTCGAAGCCGTCCCGACCGGAGATCGACCCCGCCGTCCCCAACCACCGGAGCACGCAGGCTGCGTTAGACGAGCTTGTCCCCGACCTCCTTCTCTGCCTCCTCGAGTACCTCGTCCGTGTCTCTGAAGAAAAAAATCGAATTCATTTCACAGTAGCCCACGTATGCCCAGGCCGAAGAGAAAGGAGGCCTGCTAAAATGGGCCGAACAAGCACTTTCTGGCCTTTTGGCCTCGTCGATCGCTGCCTGCGAGAAGCTGCCGCACCGAATATATCAGTAGCTCCAGGAGTTTACGTGGGAAGATGGCGGCTGGATCTGGGTGGCGGATTTAAGGATTTTGCAGCCGTGGGAAACTACCGAACACGCCCTTATGCCATCAAATTaatagcattagattcatgataaaatatatttttgtcaTATATCTATTTGGTTTCACAAGCATTGACATATTTTTGCACAAATTCGGTCAAACTTTGAAATAGTTTGACCCTTCAACAAAGTTGAAAATACACTCTTTCaaggacgaagggagtacatgtaAAGATGAAAAAAATGCCCCTACCCAAACACGCGCCTAGTAGGGACGAAAAACGGAGCGGAAACGGACGGAACTGAgtgctatcatatttgttttcattttttttgcagaagcggaaatgaatacggaaacaccggaaatgaatacggaaacagataCTATAGGAAACGGACACGGAGCGAATACAAAGCGGATACGGAAATAGAAATAGGCATTGATCGAAACTTAAAAACCCTtaaatcatagagaaatacacacaaaaacaaacaaatctaatgagttgttaacatggctacaaaataatatcattatgttagcaacttagcgtagtattgtagtagtaccggacaattgcgtatagggtcaagctgagtacatgtgtggtagtagaagttgggcctTAGATCCATTCTACTAACTGTGTCATTGGGTTCTCTTTGGTGGTTGGGCTACaaagctgtagcgaccagacctcaaatggtctgtgctgctgtgcaccagtgtcatccctggatcagtaatgctgacacgcacagtacaaatggaggatttataacagagtagcaatcacacacttattacattgaatatctccgaagagattaagtatgataaatatggcttaaggccatctaataacgataacagcggaagacttggaagataagtgagtccatcaactccagcggcatcactgagtataagaccacgacctaaggcaccttactcgtcgtctgaaaagtctgcaacatgaaacgttgcagcccgaaaacgggtcagcacatagaatatgctggcaatgtaacacatagagagtaatgaacaataataatgctatactacatgcatatatggctggtggaaagctctacggttaaagtttatgcgtaaagccaatttttccctactgcaaaggaataaattttatttaactatcatggtggttgttaaacattgagaaggtacctccaactcaatcccaattaagtgtcatcattaacccaacaaaattaattaaaagtaacatggtgatgagattcaaatgataatccaggtactagatactcaagttgtccataaccggggacacggctaaccatgattagtttgtacactctgcagaggtttgcgcacttttccccacaagactcgatcgcctccgcttgattctcgcactgcatgatgtttgagaaacggatgaccgagacacagtctttcagaaacaatcactctttactctggatggaccggtacacctactttcccctacatctgctagcccacctcttcaagagatcatgtaatctactcaactatgctagagcccataatagcttgtggctgcacacggaagtttctagcatgaataatcttatgatccctttgagcctgggtggcggaccttataaaatcagacaacactgggttctccaggtgcctcaatccacccagatgtgagttttagttgccaccttaagttgaaccattaataaacatctcacatctgtcatgaatatctctcaaaacccaatccacgtctacgagcatagcatggcaatataatagcaacgtagaagtaactcccaagggtttgataagaaaacaggtaataggtactacctcaactacttcccagttcccacaatttaatcagatcctaatcatgcaattgtttgaggaatagatctaatgcaataaaactgggtatggaaagtatgatcaaagtgttacttgccttgctgatgatccgcaaaacctagcgattcgaagtaacaagcggcacactccgggtactctatcgcaaacaaacaagcaaacaataagtactcatctaatgcacaggtaaaactcgaatgaaagatccaaccagaaagttcaacttaagaactccggtttgcaaaaagaatcaactcgaaagaagcaacgaaagtcaaacggcgaaagaaacaagcttcgtttactaatctggatctaggtcaaatt
Proteins encoded:
- the LOC123099653 gene encoding ankyrin repeat and protein kinase domain-containing protein 1, whose protein sequence is MGMREWPLPRLYEVLHGEERDRWPPEARFLEAAHNGDVREIKKIAKELDVQGHGIRTMVTNTTYMGMNALHAAGGGGKLPIYRHLVEEVKMDVDMPDTAQEFTPVSHAIMYGHLPAVRYLLDHGADLHQRRGKITLLHMAVVHGYYEIVKFLLARGANVHAMSELGTPLMDATLRRFPSIVKILLEHKSDPNIVTRILGPLNMALDKSFVSCVKLLIQGGANVSGVFPYYDPLLTAAEKGLTEAIKCLLEAGANPNVFDRFGRLPIELAVEYGTREDVELLFPFTSPVSTAANWSVDGIISHVEMEIKQLEDDNFVKKRMSELKLQADEAFKKQSYLNASVLYTQALKMDNFDPKLLSNRSLCWLRMGDGQRAYDDATERKIICPKWAKAHYRQGAALMFMKVYGGAYEALSRALELDPENKDIEKLFRKAMELK